In Neorhizobium galegae, the following proteins share a genomic window:
- the ccoO gene encoding cytochrome-c oxidase, cbb3-type subunit II, with protein sequence MSILDKHHYIERNATLLLVGSLLVVSIGGIVEIAPLFYLENTIEKVEGMRPYSPLELAGRDIYIREGCYVCHSQMIRPFRDEVERYGHYSLAAESMYDHPFQWGSKRTGPDLARVGDRYSNEWHVQHLIEPRDVVPESVMPSYAFLKETPLKITDVSMGLKANRAVGVPYSDEMVASAKADLSAQADPNADTSGLLARYPKAKVGDFDGNAQNLTEMDALVAYLQMLGTLVDFSTYDDAAGYR encoded by the coding sequence ATGTCCATTCTCGACAAACATCACTACATCGAACGCAACGCAACCCTGCTCCTGGTCGGCTCGCTGCTCGTCGTTTCGATCGGCGGCATCGTGGAAATCGCACCGCTCTTCTATCTCGAAAACACCATCGAGAAGGTGGAAGGCATGCGGCCCTATTCGCCGCTCGAGCTGGCCGGGCGCGATATCTACATCCGCGAAGGCTGTTATGTCTGCCATAGCCAGATGATCCGCCCCTTCCGCGACGAGGTGGAGCGTTACGGTCACTACAGTCTGGCGGCCGAATCCATGTACGACCATCCGTTCCAGTGGGGATCGAAACGCACCGGCCCCGATCTCGCCCGCGTCGGCGACCGCTACTCGAACGAATGGCACGTCCAGCACCTGATCGAACCACGCGACGTCGTGCCGGAGTCGGTGATGCCGAGCTACGCCTTTCTCAAGGAGACGCCGCTCAAGATCACCGACGTTTCCATGGGGCTGAAGGCGAACCGCGCCGTCGGCGTCCCCTATTCGGACGAGATGGTGGCGAGCGCCAAGGCGGATCTTTCCGCCCAGGCCGACCCGAATGCCGACACCTCCGGCCTGCTGGCCCGCTATCCCAAGGCCAAGGTCGGCGATTTCGACGGCAATGCCCAGAACCTGACGGAGATGGATGCGCTGGTCGCCTATCTGCAGATGCTCGGCACGCTGGTCGATTTCTCGACCTACGACGATGCCGCCGGTTACCGCTGA
- the ccoG gene encoding cytochrome c oxidase accessory protein CcoG has product MNLYTASHLQQNGSSVERIDVQPVHSPGTPSRPLYEKRKKIFPKRAEGRFRRFKWLVMLITLGIYYLTPWIRWDRGPFAPDQAVLVDLASRRFYFFFIEIWPQEFFYVAGLLVMAGFGLFLVTSAVGRAWCGYACPQTVWVDLFLVVERFIEGDRNARIKLDAAPWSFDKLWKRVAKHATWLVIAVATGGAWIFYFADAPSLAFDFVTGQAALVAYSTVATLTATTYVFGGLLREQVCIYMCPWPRIQAAMVDESSLVVTYNDWRGEPRSRHAKKAVAAGQPVGDCVDCNACVAVCPMGIDIREGQQMACITCALCIDACDGVMDKIGKPRGLIAYATLDEYDANMALATSGGTTAIDPARVRNPDGSFIDKVRHFDWRVIFRLRTLIYLGVWSAVGLGLIFALLSRDRLEVNVLHDRNPQFVLESDGSIRNGYTIRLLNMIPEPRTIMVSMEGLPEATMKISGVTDVPGRLFAVQVEPDKTLALKVFVTLPKDAVSSEAVDFHFIAEDRPSHEKDSYSAVFNTPGARK; this is encoded by the coding sequence ATGAATCTCTACACAGCCTCCCACCTGCAGCAGAACGGTTCGTCCGTCGAGCGGATCGACGTCCAGCCCGTGCATTCGCCGGGAACGCCAAGCAGGCCGCTTTACGAGAAGCGCAAGAAGATCTTTCCGAAACGGGCCGAAGGGCGTTTCCGCCGCTTCAAATGGCTGGTGATGCTGATAACCCTCGGCATCTATTACCTGACACCTTGGATCCGCTGGGACCGCGGCCCCTTCGCACCCGACCAGGCAGTGCTCGTCGATCTGGCGAGCCGCCGTTTCTATTTTTTCTTCATCGAGATCTGGCCGCAGGAATTCTTCTACGTCGCCGGGCTTCTGGTCATGGCGGGTTTCGGCCTTTTCCTCGTGACCTCGGCCGTCGGTCGCGCCTGGTGCGGTTATGCCTGTCCGCAGACGGTCTGGGTCGATCTTTTTCTGGTCGTCGAGCGCTTCATCGAGGGCGACCGCAATGCCCGCATCAAGCTCGACGCCGCGCCATGGAGCTTCGACAAGCTCTGGAAGCGGGTCGCCAAGCACGCCACATGGCTGGTCATCGCGGTGGCGACCGGTGGCGCCTGGATCTTCTATTTTGCCGACGCGCCCTCGCTCGCCTTCGATTTCGTGACCGGCCAGGCGGCGCTGGTTGCTTATTCGACCGTTGCTACCCTGACGGCCACGACCTACGTGTTCGGCGGGCTGCTGCGCGAACAGGTCTGCATCTACATGTGTCCCTGGCCGCGCATCCAGGCCGCCATGGTGGACGAGAGCTCGCTGGTCGTCACCTATAACGACTGGCGCGGCGAGCCGCGCAGTCGCCATGCCAAGAAGGCGGTAGCAGCCGGGCAGCCGGTCGGCGATTGCGTCGATTGTAATGCCTGCGTGGCGGTCTGTCCCATGGGCATCGACATCCGCGAGGGACAGCAGATGGCCTGCATCACCTGTGCGCTCTGCATCGATGCCTGCGACGGCGTGATGGACAAGATCGGAAAGCCGCGCGGGCTGATCGCCTATGCGACGCTCGACGAATACGACGCCAACATGGCGCTCGCCACGAGCGGCGGCACGACTGCGATCGACCCGGCGCGTGTGCGCAATCCGGACGGTTCCTTCATCGACAAGGTCCGCCACTTCGACTGGAGGGTGATCTTCAGGCTCCGCACGCTGATCTATCTTGGTGTCTGGTCGGCCGTCGGTCTCGGCCTCATCTTCGCGCTCCTGTCGCGCGACCGGCTGGAGGTCAATGTGCTCCATGATCGCAACCCGCAATTCGTGCTGGAATCGGACGGTTCCATCCGCAACGGCTACACGATCCGGCTGCTCAACATGATCCCGGAGCCGCGCACCATCATGGTCTCGATGGAAGGCCTGCCCGAAGCGACGATGAAGATCTCCGGCGTCACGGATGTACCGGGCCGCCTCTTCGCGGTGCAGGTGGAGCCCGACAAGACGCTTGCCTTGAAGGTCTTCGTCACCCTTCCCAAGGATGCCGTTTCCTCCGAGGCCGTCGACTTCCATTTCATCGCCGAGGACCGGCCGAGCCACGAAAAGGACAGCTATTCAGCGGTCTTCAACACGCCGGGGGCCAGAAAGTGA
- a CDS encoding CcoQ/FixQ family Cbb3-type cytochrome c oxidase assembly chaperone, which yields MEFYTAMRHFADSWGLLAMTLFFLGVLVFTLRPGAKASADEAARIPLKED from the coding sequence ATGGAATTCTACACGGCCATGCGCCACTTCGCCGATAGCTGGGGTCTGCTTGCCATGACCCTGTTCTTCCTCGGCGTTCTCGTCTTCACCTTGCGCCCCGGCGCGAAAGCCTCTGCAGACGAGGCCGCCCGGATCCCTCTGAAGGAGGATTGA
- a CDS encoding FixH family protein, with the protein MNTIPAKSFVFTGWHMVGVLVLFFGTIISVNFYMAYNAVTSWSGLVAENTYVASQQFNGKAAEARTLMATGVTGRVTVNSSELRYEVFHPKNGPVAADTLTLKFKRPVGEHQDFQLDLVPVAKGVFTATHEILPGHWIVDASAIRDGKRILHQAERIAVLRRAE; encoded by the coding sequence ATGAACACGATCCCAGCAAAATCCTTCGTCTTCACCGGTTGGCATATGGTCGGCGTGCTGGTGCTCTTCTTCGGCACCATCATCTCGGTCAATTTCTACATGGCCTACAACGCGGTCACCAGCTGGAGCGGGCTGGTGGCGGAGAATACCTATGTCGCCAGCCAGCAGTTCAACGGCAAGGCGGCCGAGGCGCGGACGCTGATGGCCACGGGTGTCACCGGCCGCGTTACAGTCAACAGCTCCGAGCTACGTTACGAGGTCTTCCACCCGAAGAACGGGCCGGTCGCGGCCGATACGCTGACGCTCAAGTTCAAGCGGCCGGTCGGCGAACATCAGGATTTCCAACTCGACCTCGTTCCCGTTGCCAAGGGGGTCTTCACCGCCACCCACGAAATCCTGCCCGGCCACTGGATCGTCGATGCGAGCGCCATCCGGGATGGCAAGCGCATCCTGCATCAGGCCGAACGGATCGCGGTCTTGAGGAGGGCAGAATGA
- the ccoP gene encoding cytochrome-c oxidase, cbb3-type subunit III, with translation MAEKHIDELSGVETTGHEWDGIRELNNPLPRWWLWTFYACILWSVGYAIAYPSIPLLTDATKGLLGYSSRAELAADLDGAKTAQGGILEKISSSSLEEILADPQLSQFATAGGAAAFRVNCTPCHGTGAAGGQGYPNLNDNDWLWGGDVNALYQTIAHGIRDPADGETRISEMPAFTDMLKPDEVRQVAAYVVSLTRTPRDPAMVEPGKQLFADNCVSCHGEKAEGNRDLGGPSLADAIWLKARGEAEIARQIQAPKHGVMPAWEARLGDVAVKQLAVYIHSLGGGE, from the coding sequence ATGGCGGAAAAACATATCGACGAATTGAGCGGCGTTGAGACCACCGGCCACGAGTGGGACGGCATCCGCGAACTCAACAATCCGCTGCCGCGCTGGTGGCTCTGGACCTTCTATGCCTGCATCCTGTGGTCGGTCGGGTATGCGATCGCCTACCCTTCCATTCCCCTCCTGACCGACGCGACGAAGGGTCTGCTTGGTTATTCGAGCCGCGCCGAGCTTGCGGCCGACCTCGACGGTGCGAAGACCGCCCAAGGCGGCATCCTGGAGAAAATCTCCAGTTCGTCGCTGGAAGAGATCCTCGCCGACCCCCAGCTTAGCCAGTTCGCAACCGCAGGCGGCGCGGCCGCCTTCCGCGTCAACTGCACCCCGTGCCACGGCACGGGTGCCGCCGGCGGGCAGGGCTATCCCAACCTCAACGACAACGACTGGCTGTGGGGCGGCGATGTCAACGCTCTTTACCAGACGATCGCCCATGGCATTCGCGATCCCGCCGACGGGGAGACCCGCATCTCCGAAATGCCGGCCTTTACGGATATGCTGAAGCCGGACGAGGTGCGCCAGGTAGCCGCCTACGTGGTGAGCCTCACCAGAACCCCGCGCGATCCAGCGATGGTCGAGCCGGGAAAACAGCTCTTCGCCGACAACTGTGTCTCTTGTCATGGCGAGAAGGCCGAGGGCAACCGCGATCTCGGTGGGCCGAGCCTTGCCGATGCGATCTGGCTGAAGGCCCGCGGCGAGGCGGAGATTGCCAGGCAGATCCAGGCCCCGAAACACGGCGTCATGCCGGCCTGGGAAGCTCGCCTCGGAGACGTCGCCGTCAAACAGCTCGCCGTCTACATTCACTCGCTCGGCGGCGGGGAGTGA